A window of the Sporohalobacter salinus genome harbors these coding sequences:
- the efp gene encoding elongation factor P has product MISTNDFSTGITIELDGELYKVIDYEHTKPGKGGAYIQTELKNVDTGATTTKRFKSGEKVKQAYIDTRPYQYLYRDGNEYVFMDNDTYEQVNLTEDELGRATNYLKENQEIKLELYEERIIGVQIPNSVELAVASAPPAIKGDTVSGGTKQVELETGAKVKVPLFIEEGDILKIDTRSGEYIERV; this is encoded by the coding sequence TACAGGAATAACTATTGAATTGGATGGAGAATTATATAAAGTTATTGATTATGAACATACTAAACCGGGTAAAGGTGGTGCCTATATTCAAACAGAGTTAAAAAATGTCGATACAGGTGCTACTACTACTAAACGTTTTAAGTCTGGTGAAAAAGTAAAACAAGCTTATATTGATACAAGACCGTATCAATATCTTTATCGTGATGGTAATGAATATGTCTTTATGGATAATGATACTTATGAACAGGTTAATCTTACTGAAGATGAATTAGGGAGAGCAACTAATTATTTAAAGGAAAATCAAGAAATTAAGCTTGAACTTTATGAAGAAAGAATTATCGGAGTTCAAATTCCTAATTCTGTAGAGTTAGCTGTTGCTTCTGCTCCTCCAGCAATTAAAGGAGATACTGTTTCCGGAGGTACCAAACAAGTTGAATTAGAAACAGGAGCTAAAGTAAAAGTACCTCTTTTTATAGAAGAAGGGGATATTTTGAAGATAGATACTCGTAGTGGTGAATATATAGAACGAGTTTAG